In Nonomuraea muscovyensis, one genomic interval encodes:
- a CDS encoding branched-chain amino acid ABC transporter permease: MRLRPALCLVLLVVALFGAGSTAVAAASTVGTAALTARGDDPETVKVTGKLVNRDDTGSTPVGGGKVTVTGASGAEYSATSRPDGGFSVEVPFEVGPLSIELDERSLPDGVTLREGGRNPITRTVSGTLPLTVTFVLGKGDRQTMSWADQIPQSLFNGLYFGLIISLGALGLSLIFATTRLTNFAHGEMVTFGALVTYALNVTGIDIWLAGLLAAGLAGVFGFAQDRFFWRPIRRRGTGVLAMMIISIGVQFILRNVYQFFTGGRTETYRQYTTPEGHRLGPITYSVRDVVCVAIALVLVVGVTIALRRTRLGRATRAVADNAALAATTGINVNRVITTVWSVGALLAATCGLLLGFSQAVKFDLGALQLLVMFAAITVGGLGSVWGAVLGSLLVGTLIEMSTLVIPSELKMAAALFLLIGVLLVRPQGLLGRAQRIG; the protein is encoded by the coding sequence GTGCGGTTGCGTCCTGCCCTCTGCCTCGTCCTGCTCGTCGTGGCCCTGTTCGGCGCCGGCTCCACGGCGGTCGCGGCGGCTTCCACCGTCGGCACGGCCGCGCTCACGGCCCGCGGCGACGACCCCGAGACCGTGAAGGTCACCGGCAAGCTGGTCAACCGCGACGACACGGGGTCGACGCCGGTCGGCGGCGGCAAGGTGACGGTGACCGGCGCGTCGGGCGCCGAGTACTCCGCCACCAGCCGGCCGGACGGCGGTTTCTCCGTCGAGGTGCCGTTCGAGGTCGGGCCCCTCTCGATCGAGCTCGACGAGCGATCGCTCCCGGATGGCGTCACCCTGCGCGAGGGCGGGCGCAATCCGATCACCAGGACGGTCTCGGGGACGCTTCCGCTGACGGTCACCTTCGTCCTGGGCAAGGGCGACCGTCAGACGATGAGCTGGGCCGACCAGATCCCCCAGAGCCTGTTCAACGGCCTCTACTTCGGCCTGATCATCTCGCTCGGCGCGCTGGGGCTGTCGCTGATCTTCGCCACCACCCGGCTGACGAACTTCGCGCACGGCGAGATGGTGACGTTCGGCGCACTCGTGACGTACGCGCTCAACGTGACGGGGATCGACATCTGGCTGGCCGGTCTCCTCGCGGCGGGGCTGGCCGGCGTGTTCGGGTTCGCGCAGGACCGGTTCTTCTGGCGGCCGATCCGGCGGCGAGGGACCGGCGTCCTCGCCATGATGATCATCTCGATCGGTGTCCAGTTCATCCTCCGCAACGTCTACCAGTTCTTCACCGGCGGGCGGACCGAGACCTACCGCCAGTACACGACGCCGGAAGGGCACCGGCTCGGCCCGATCACGTACTCCGTCCGCGACGTGGTCTGCGTGGCGATCGCGCTGGTGCTGGTCGTCGGTGTGACGATCGCGCTCCGGCGGACCCGGCTCGGGCGGGCGACCCGGGCGGTGGCCGACAACGCGGCGCTCGCCGCGACGACGGGCATCAACGTCAACCGGGTCATCACGACCGTCTGGTCGGTGGGCGCGCTGCTCGCCGCGACGTGCGGCCTGCTCCTCGGCTTCAGCCAGGCCGTGAAGTTCGACCTCGGCGCCCTCCAGCTCCTGGTGATGTTCGCCGCCATCACGGTGGGCGGGCTCGGATCCGTGTGGGGAGCCGTCCTCGGCAGCCTGCTCGTGGGCACCCTGATCGAGATGTCGACCCTGGTCATCCCATCCGAGCTCAAGATGGCCGCCGCGCTGTTCCTGCTCATCGGCGTGCTCCTCGTCCGGCCGCAGGGACTCCTCGGGCGCGCACAGCGCATCGGTTGA
- a CDS encoding branched-chain amino acid ABC transporter permease, whose translation MDILTSALRAGFSVDAAYFCLAAIGLNVQFGYAGLINFGQAGFLAVGAYGFAVGSVALGLPFFAAIGLGLLCSIALGLLLGLPTLRLRADYLAIATIAAAEVLRLFFGAAFQDVFHGRDGISGFSAGFQAANPFDQPFLGYRPADLWVMTVGWGLVVIASVVVWSIMRGPWGRVLMAIREDEEAVRSLGKNVYAFKMQALAIGGLIGALGGFVVALGQNSVQPDNFSFDLTFIVCTMLVLGGAARIMGPVVGAVVFWAFLSLVSGILGALTAGQDPVVPAWLMTGDQIGTVRFVLVGVALVLLMIYRPQGIFGDRKEMALHA comes from the coding sequence ATGGACATCCTGACCAGCGCCCTCCGGGCGGGCTTCTCCGTCGACGCGGCGTACTTCTGTCTGGCCGCCATCGGGCTCAACGTGCAGTTCGGGTACGCGGGCCTGATCAACTTCGGGCAGGCGGGGTTCCTCGCCGTCGGCGCGTACGGGTTCGCCGTCGGCTCCGTCGCCCTCGGGCTCCCCTTCTTCGCCGCGATCGGCCTCGGTTTGCTGTGCAGCATCGCGCTGGGCCTGCTCCTCGGGCTGCCCACCCTGCGGCTGCGCGCGGACTACCTCGCCATCGCGACCATCGCCGCCGCGGAGGTCCTGCGGCTGTTCTTCGGCGCGGCGTTCCAGGACGTCTTCCACGGACGTGACGGGATCTCCGGCTTCTCGGCGGGCTTCCAGGCGGCCAATCCCTTCGACCAGCCGTTCCTCGGCTACCGACCGGCCGACCTGTGGGTCATGACGGTGGGCTGGGGGCTGGTCGTGATCGCCAGCGTCGTCGTCTGGTCGATCATGCGCGGGCCGTGGGGCCGGGTGCTCATGGCGATCCGCGAGGACGAGGAGGCGGTCCGCAGCCTGGGCAAGAACGTCTACGCCTTCAAGATGCAGGCGCTGGCGATCGGCGGCCTCATCGGCGCTCTGGGCGGGTTCGTCGTCGCGCTGGGCCAGAACTCCGTGCAGCCGGACAACTTCAGCTTCGACCTGACCTTCATCGTGTGCACCATGCTCGTCCTCGGCGGCGCGGCCCGGATCATGGGCCCGGTCGTGGGCGCGGTCGTCTTCTGGGCGTTCCTGTCCCTGGTCAGCGGGATCCTGGGCGCTCTCACCGCGGGGCAGGACCCCGTCGTCCCGGCCTGGCTCATGACCGGCGACCAGATCGGCACGGTCAGGTTCGTCCTCGTGGGAGTCGCCCTGGTGCTGTTGATGATCTATCGACCTCAAGGAATCTTCGGAGATCGTAAGGAGATGGCGCTCCATGCCTGA
- a CDS encoding ABC transporter ATP-binding protein codes for MPDRIPSAARSGPDPAVILRAENVARRFGGFTAVDVDHLAVRRGEITALIGPNGAGKSTLFNLLTGFDRPDAGRWAFDGHPLAGVPAHKVARMGMVRTFQLTRVLARLTVLENMRIAAPGQLGERLWAAPFSLAWRRGERDNTARARALLSRFLLDGKRDEPAGALSGGQRKLLEMARALMAEPRMVMLDEPMAGVNPALKQSLLGHIVSLRDDGVSVLFVEHDMDMVHEISDHVVVMAQGRVIAEGTAREVTQDERVVSAYLGERFGDDLVETGPTPGGGSGGR; via the coding sequence ATGCCTGACCGCATCCCCTCCGCCGCCCGGTCCGGTCCTGATCCGGCCGTGATCCTCCGGGCGGAGAACGTGGCACGACGGTTCGGCGGATTCACCGCCGTCGACGTGGACCACCTGGCCGTCCGCCGAGGTGAGATCACCGCGCTGATCGGGCCGAACGGGGCGGGCAAGTCCACGTTGTTCAACCTGCTGACCGGATTCGACCGTCCCGACGCCGGCCGGTGGGCCTTCGACGGTCATCCGCTGGCGGGTGTGCCCGCGCACAAGGTCGCGCGCATGGGCATGGTCCGCACGTTCCAGCTGACGCGAGTCCTGGCCCGCCTGACCGTGCTGGAGAACATGCGCATCGCCGCACCGGGTCAGCTCGGCGAGCGGCTGTGGGCGGCCCCCTTCAGCCTGGCCTGGCGCAGGGGCGAGAGGGACAACACCGCCCGTGCGCGCGCCCTGCTGTCCCGGTTCCTGCTGGACGGCAAGCGCGACGAACCGGCGGGCGCGCTGTCCGGCGGGCAGCGGAAACTGCTGGAGATGGCCCGCGCGCTCATGGCGGAGCCGCGGATGGTGATGCTCGACGAGCCCATGGCCGGGGTGAACCCGGCGCTCAAGCAGTCTCTGCTCGGGCACATCGTGTCCCTGCGTGACGACGGCGTGAGCGTGCTGTTCGTCGAGCACGACATGGACATGGTGCACGAGATATCGGACCACGTCGTCGTCATGGCCCAGGGCCGGGTGATCGCCGAGGGCACCGCGCGCGAGGTCACGCAGGACGAGCGGGTGGTGAGCGCGTATCTGGGCGAGCGTTTCGGCGACGACCTCGTGGAGACCGGCCCGACGCCGGGCGGCGGGAGCGGCGGCCGATGA
- a CDS encoding ABC transporter ATP-binding protein yields the protein MSTTHGLLVAEDLVAGYLPGVDILKKAGLRCDEGEVVGIIGPNGAGKSTLLKALFGLVPIRSGAVRLRGADITGERADSLVARGVGFVPQTGNVFTGLTVEENLQMGCYQAPATFAERLDVVGDLFPSLLDRRHRPAGSLSGGERQMVAMGRALMMNPSVLLLDEPSAGLSPHMQDEVFVQTRSVNRAGVSVVIVEQNARRCLEICDRGYVLDQGANAMTATGRELMHDPKVVELYLGTLGRDT from the coding sequence ATGAGCACCACACACGGGTTGCTGGTCGCCGAAGACCTCGTCGCGGGTTACCTGCCGGGCGTCGACATCCTCAAGAAGGCCGGCCTCCGGTGCGACGAGGGGGAGGTCGTCGGCATCATCGGGCCCAACGGGGCGGGGAAGTCGACCCTGCTCAAGGCGCTGTTCGGGCTGGTGCCGATCCGCAGCGGGGCGGTCCGCCTGCGTGGCGCGGACATCACCGGCGAGCGCGCCGACTCTCTCGTGGCGCGCGGCGTCGGCTTCGTCCCGCAGACCGGCAACGTCTTCACCGGCCTCACGGTCGAGGAGAACCTCCAGATGGGCTGCTACCAGGCGCCCGCGACGTTCGCCGAACGGCTGGACGTCGTCGGCGACCTGTTCCCGTCGCTGCTCGACAGGCGGCACCGCCCGGCCGGCTCGCTGTCCGGCGGGGAACGGCAGATGGTGGCGATGGGCCGCGCGCTCATGATGAACCCCTCGGTGCTCCTGCTCGACGAGCCGTCCGCCGGTCTCTCGCCGCACATGCAGGACGAGGTGTTCGTCCAGACGAGGAGCGTCAACCGCGCGGGGGTGAGCGTCGTGATCGTCGAGCAGAACGCGCGGCGGTGCCTGGAGATCTGCGACCGGGGATATGTGCTGGACCAGGGCGCCAACGCCATGACGGCGACGGGCCGGGAGCTCATGCACGATCCCAAGGTCGTCGAGCTGTACCTCGGAACCCTGGGACGTGACACGTGA
- a CDS encoding 2-hydroxymuconic semialdehyde dehydrogenase, producing MTTAFAEGIVRNFVDGRFAEPDTGSLFDNVDPATGRVAGRVHEADAALVDRAVRSARRALAGPWSSWTTNARTALLRRAADRIEERFEEFVAAEVRDTGKPVTHARDVDVARALTNLRAFADVVGSAGQPSFLTELADGRRALNYAVRKPLGVVAVVVPWNLPLLLLTWKVAPALACGNAVVVKPSEETPSTATLLAEVLREVGLPDGVYNVVHGFGRGSAGEFLTTHPGIDGVTFTGSTATGSQVMRTVAGRVRPVSFELGGKNAAVVFADADLDTTLDGLRRSIFSNTGQVCLCTERVYVQRPIFDDVVDGLVARAKALTLGDPLSETTTTGPLISRAHRDKVLTYFGLAREAGATTVVGGGIPSMTPDLDGGSWIEPTLWVGLGQEARPMRDEVFGPVAGVIPFDSEEEAIALANDTDYGLASSVWTSDLTRGHRVAQAMRVGMSWVNTWFLRDLRSPFGGMGLSGIGREGGESSLHFYTEPTNVCVQL from the coding sequence ATGACCACAGCGTTCGCGGAGGGCATCGTCCGCAACTTCGTCGACGGCCGGTTCGCCGAGCCCGACACCGGGTCGTTGTTCGACAACGTCGATCCCGCCACCGGCCGAGTGGCCGGACGCGTGCACGAGGCCGACGCCGCGCTGGTGGACCGCGCCGTGCGCTCGGCGCGCCGGGCGCTCGCCGGTCCCTGGTCCTCGTGGACGACGAACGCGCGCACGGCGCTGCTCCGCCGCGCGGCCGACCGGATCGAGGAGCGCTTCGAGGAGTTCGTCGCGGCGGAGGTCCGCGACACCGGCAAACCGGTGACGCACGCTCGTGACGTCGACGTGGCCCGCGCCCTCACCAACCTCCGGGCCTTCGCCGACGTCGTGGGATCGGCCGGGCAACCGTCGTTCCTCACCGAACTGGCGGACGGGCGCCGCGCGCTCAACTACGCGGTCCGCAAGCCGCTGGGCGTCGTCGCGGTCGTGGTCCCGTGGAACCTGCCGCTGCTGTTGCTGACCTGGAAGGTCGCGCCCGCGCTCGCCTGCGGCAACGCCGTGGTGGTCAAGCCGAGCGAGGAGACGCCCTCGACGGCGACCCTGCTGGCCGAGGTGCTGCGCGAGGTGGGCCTGCCGGACGGCGTCTACAACGTGGTCCACGGATTCGGCCGGGGCTCCGCGGGCGAGTTCCTCACGACGCACCCCGGCATCGACGGCGTGACGTTCACGGGCTCCACGGCGACCGGCTCGCAGGTGATGCGGACCGTCGCGGGACGTGTCCGGCCCGTGTCCTTCGAGCTCGGCGGCAAGAACGCGGCCGTCGTGTTCGCCGACGCCGATCTGGACACGACGCTGGACGGGCTCAGGCGGTCGATCTTCTCGAACACCGGCCAGGTGTGCCTGTGCACCGAACGCGTCTACGTCCAGCGCCCGATCTTCGACGACGTGGTCGACGGCCTCGTCGCCCGGGCGAAGGCGCTCACCCTGGGCGACCCGCTCAGCGAGACGACGACGACGGGCCCGCTCATCTCCCGGGCCCACCGCGACAAGGTGCTCACCTACTTCGGCCTGGCCCGGGAGGCGGGCGCGACGACCGTCGTCGGCGGCGGCATCCCGTCGATGACACCGGACCTCGACGGTGGCTCGTGGATCGAACCCACCCTCTGGGTCGGCCTGGGCCAGGAGGCCCGTCCCATGCGGGACGAGGTGTTCGGCCCGGTGGCCGGGGTGATCCCGTTCGACTCCGAGGAGGAGGCGATCGCGCTGGCGAACGACACCGACTACGGCCTCGCGTCGTCCGTGTGGACCTCGGATCTCACCCGCGGCCACCGCGTGGCCCAGGCGATGCGGGTCGGCATGTCCTGGGTCAACACCTGGTTCCTGCGGGACCTGCGCTCCCCGTTCGGCGGCATGGGCCTGTCGGGGATCGGCCGCGAGGGCGGCGAGTCCTCGCTCCACTTCTACACCGAACCGACGAATGTGTGCGTGCAACTATGA
- a CDS encoding 2-keto-4-pentenoate hydratase, producing the protein MTTTITAAAERLLTAARDGVPCAPVRDLIGAGDLDQAYAVQEAVAAARERAGSRVAGYKIGLTTRSVQEQFGVFEPDFGLVFDDMLHAHGSELDRGAYLQPRVEAEIAFVLETGIETPRPSVADVIRATGFVLPAIEVVDSRIAGWDITISDTIADNASSGAVVLGTTPRSLDRLELADVSMVLEKDGEDVSFGSGAACMGSPLVAATWIARELVRRGRPPQAGDVIMTGALGPMVDVAGTGRFTARLSGLGQVEVTFVEREL; encoded by the coding sequence ATGACGACAACCATCACCGCCGCGGCCGAACGGCTGCTCACCGCCGCGAGAGACGGCGTTCCGTGCGCCCCGGTGCGGGACCTGATCGGCGCCGGCGACCTCGACCAGGCGTACGCCGTCCAGGAGGCCGTCGCCGCCGCGCGCGAGCGGGCCGGATCCCGCGTCGCCGGCTACAAGATCGGCCTGACCACGAGGTCGGTGCAGGAGCAGTTCGGCGTCTTCGAGCCCGACTTCGGGCTCGTCTTCGACGACATGCTGCATGCCCACGGCAGCGAACTGGACCGCGGCGCCTACCTGCAGCCCCGGGTCGAGGCCGAGATCGCATTCGTGCTGGAGACCGGCATCGAGACGCCCAGGCCGTCGGTGGCCGACGTGATCCGGGCGACCGGCTTCGTCCTGCCGGCCATCGAGGTCGTGGACTCGCGGATCGCCGGCTGGGACATCACGATCAGCGACACGATCGCCGACAACGCCTCCAGCGGCGCGGTGGTGCTCGGCACGACCCCGCGGTCCCTTGACCGTCTGGAACTCGCGGACGTCAGCATGGTCCTGGAGAAGGACGGCGAGGACGTCTCCTTCGGCTCGGGCGCCGCGTGCATGGGGTCGCCGCTCGTCGCGGCCACCTGGATCGCGCGCGAACTCGTCCGCCGCGGCCGGCCGCCGCAAGCCGGCGACGTCATCATGACCGGTGCGCTCGGGCCGATGGTCGACGTCGCGGGCACCGGGCGGTTCACGGCCCGGTTGTCCGGGCTCGGCCAGGTCGAGGTCACCTTCGTCGAGCGGGAGCTGTGA